The genomic stretch aaatgagctgcatgtgaggataatactcgaggcgcggaggaaaaggcacgACTTTACGATCTTTGTATcaattgtttcatgttgtaattgcgtgcCAGCTCGCCTGTATCTGAGAAtaagtttgatgcattgtacacgcaccttagacatgcagtgtgtggtgtgttgtgatagtaatgccattgccaattgaaaaataatgctccaggtggattgtttcggtacaatcttgaactaagcatactaaggggtagggcatctgcgtgacaggtttacctggaagtaagaacgtaaatgttagctggagtcattgaataattaacattatcaatatactgctgcagatcataccaacaaaatagcacacaagatgctccgatatgttctgcgggaatgtctctgtactcacaatattagtacagcagctacagaaaggcataaaacaagtttttgtatacatgataccacttgaatgcaacacaagcttctgttgcattgccagaacacaacagtggacagatttaccttagttaaacctgagaaaaagaatgtattgttgcacacatgatgctgtttaaATGTAATCTTGAaacgtctcgaaaaacataatttatgaccgaaacacatcagctggaagatttcgatttaccttactcaaaactgagaaaaggtatgtgctgttgcacacatgaaactgcttgagtATAACCCTTGAGGGCTCTGGAAgcacaccttatttgtgaccaacatttaaatttataccttactcaaaatacacaagatgtgctgccgtgcatatgatacgatgatactgcttaaatgtactctgaaagcactgagtaagaacacaaacacctcaggcgtggttgctctaagctagcgagcaacagcaagggtatgcGAATaaaagaagtcgagcacaagtgatgcaatgcacttgattcatcagaatatgaaatgtctcagtaccaggtgtcactgttccgtcaacaaaaacagatgagctTTGAAGTGGTGTCTGGCTGGCACTGACAGCCTTGGTGACCCAGaaggtgatagttgagacgtggagtgcaaggttttcggtggtgccagaatgcctgtgAAATCATTTAagaaataaggcaattccaaatctgtactgagaatacacccgctggggcctaatctctaaaagatgaagcagtaactgacagatagcgtatttttcttttttatgtgatggcatttgcaccgcatgactgacttgtctaacattacgcgtcttacctttatctactgcctagtcctgcctctgcaatctcctgctgcaggtaaggttggcacagcatcccggacgagatatcttcggcttcgtgtgaaacaagttgcgcattgcttcatAACATTCGTGTGAGcgaaatgaacagatcaaatcgctgctttcgaaggtggcacccagtcggagttgtaactgATTGTGgcagtcaatagctttttctttcgcttttaggaaagttgtggtttgaaacattggaagtgaatgctgaagtgttcttgcagacggggacaaaacgctcacgcattctcgtcccgcagcacagaacacgaaacacactAGGAAATCTGCACTGGcttagcaaatgctttgcagtcgaaggaagcaaaactcataTTCCTTGTGTGTTTAGTGAAGTcaagaaatatactggctccctaatagcgaactgtttatcacttccccaatgtgaagctgcgcagcagacggctcggcagaaaaTACCGGCCTGCccggcggaagaaaccaagccaaatgacatgccaagccggagcacgggcagaccacgaatgtgtcgtcgacacagggtttgcgggccacaagacggagtgtcagtgaaactaaaaattcactttttcgaaaaaccgcgaggagttttggataactattttgcatacataatcagtgtccccttatgaacacatcgtgtgagtaccattctattctgtaacactcgaaaatcggcgtagctgagctttaggACGGAGCGCTTAGCTCTGCGTGACTGCACATCGCTATGAAACTTGagggctaacacaagatgaaaacagcaacaaaatactaggaaggcactgctaaacaagactagacatgcgacagcacggaggacacacacacacacgtcgggagaaaaggcttaaggggATCGATTAGGCCTAACCGCATCGTCACCGCacaacagctaacacaagatgacaacCACAAAATGTCAGGCGCAAGGTGAACACCGCTAAATGTGCAACAGCATGGAGAAAAGGCTTAAAACACACaacgctacgaaactcaacggcttgGAAGTCACTGCCAAACAAGCCCAGTCATGCGGGGAAAAGGCATAACTGCTACAGCAACTGCTAAACATGCGACAGTACAGAGAAAAAGTTTAACACGAGTTCGGTAAAAATCCGCaaacatcggggaaaaaggctacGGCAAATCACTGACCTTTCCCCCGCGGTGATGGAGCGTCTGCTCGCGTCGACAGCCAAGCCTCAATTGACGCTGCGCGGCAACGGCGGAGCGATCGCACGTCCTCTCTCCACGAGAGCCAGCGCCCGACTGACAGAAGcgccaaggtatatttaaacaggtagcgcaactcccataggcctctgtgtcttcagaatgacgccatgattgagacggtcagcgccatccatccgttccgcggactactacgattgtaaataaatgacgtcagagatgacgtcactagtatgaataataagtagtgcataattagccatgcacgtttacgttggcccacttcgcttgctttgtattcccttttcagcgcccagtcaacaataccagacgagaacacagaaaaataaagcatatcaggtttaatgaatcatatcaattccaaatacatacggttatcacagattttgacaactccaaacagaaaggcatcgtgatgaccatacagaaatgaggaaggctcacataaggcccatttctcacctagagctatacgtacacctagtgattagacatttgcatttattcaatgagtggccgttataagtccattgcaacaaaacacgacatcgttggtgcacagttggttcctgctaacaccaCACTATCATGGCCACTCGTCcaatgacgaaatcttttttttcgcgggcccagcaacaggggaCGCAATGTATTCACCTGTttacacgtgttaatcttggtctacactacggagatgtgaacgtcgatTCCTGTTTAccccaaaaagtgtacgaactccgtattacaatgcacggacacacggtacggatacagagacgcacggataaacacccccaactgtgacacatgcgcaaaggagcaggatacggaaatgtactcgagtggtagatgatcttgtatatgtgcacgagcgggccaacagaaagctttttctacattgaatttatgaataacctattagttcacacacaagcgacgcccatgttgcaaagtttttctgtttacaacagtacctctactgtcaacacccaggatcgctcgcgcctcttgctggtggccttgccgatgggtctgatttggtattttcgctagttttcgctaccagtttagatataccttggaagCGCCaccgccactctacgggtgctacgcatgcgcacgTGCTGCGAGTGCCCTCCGCGCCGACGCGGTCAGCCAGCAGCGAGCGGTCATCCCCTCGCGCGCTTGCTGCAGTGCCGAGTTTTggtttcgctctctcctttCTCGGCGCGCATGCTCCTAGCGGCAACGGGTTGCTTCTCCATTTCAGTTTCGCTGCGTTGGCGTTATCATTCTGACGAATACATGGAAATGATCAGCTACCACGCTTTACAAACTTGTCCCTATATCCAgccttcttgggaagaagtggagcaTGAATGTTTCAACAAGGAGAGTCCGCGTAACGAGCtcatcatcactgcttttcgctacgtcatagcacggtcccttgatagctttctgGTCACGCAGCTCCATCAAAAAGTTGCCTTAGGGACATCGGGCGCCGCGATCGGAACCCGGTAAAAGCTCCCGCCCGGGACAGTCACGGGAACAgcagatgcagtgttgtttttgtgctTTTCCAAACATCCCACAAGAAAATTATTTGTTGCGATGGCTTTCTGCTACGTCGCAGCAACTATAATGCGAATAATCGTTTTCTGTTCTGTATGGATGTCTGTATGGATGTATTGTCTCGAGTCTGCTATCTTCAAACCCTCAACCGGAGATTCTGGCACCGTTTATGTGCATAGTGCCTATGCATATCCACACGCACTATGTCCATAGTGCGGTAAGGTGATCCGTACTTTATTTAGCGCGTAAAGGAGCTTCTACAGTAAATCACAGACAGTTCCTGCACTCATGACGGCATACTGATTGACGCGATCGGCCGATCGCAATCACACCAGTCTCTTTCACGTGGTACCAGATGACTTGCTCTCAATTGTTGCCGCGAAGCTGATGAAGACAAAAGTATAGTTTCTAAAAGGATCTCGACTGATTGTGACATGTCATGAAATTTAGCCGCTGTGTCCTTGTCGTTCATCTCTTCAATTCTCTATTTGTTCATCTCTTGTTGTAGTCATCTCGTGTCGACCTCATTTCTTTTCCGAGACTGAAAGGAACCGCCATGTGTTTGACATGCTTGCGTGAATCAATCTCGGGCAGCATTTTTATACTCCCATGCTAAACAACTTCAATAATGCGTACTTTATTTAGTGCGCAGAGGACTTTCTACAGTTCATCGCAGACAGTTGCATGACCGCTTAGTATTTGACGCGATTGGTCGACCGCAATTACACGATTATTGCACCAGTTAACATCCCTGGGAGCCTCAAAAGGCCCAGTTGCTTGAGCAATTTACTTTAAGATCCTATCCATAAAAGCACTGAGTTCATTGTTGGTGTCGACGGCgcacactttctttttacagggCCGTTTCCCAGGCTCATTGTGTGACGGAGCGTCTTCGCGGTTTTGGCGTGCTCAGATACAACGGGCAGCTGTCGAATGTGCGCGGCACTATATGTTCTCGAGCTTTCCACACTTGTGCAGCACTTTCTCGCCGTTGATGACGAATTCGTCGTGCCAGGGACCGTGGTCATAGACATGgtgggctttggcaatataggagagatctttctggggccgctgcaggaggtAGTGCGTCGGATCTACACCCGTTACGAGAATGTTTCCATGACGGTTCTGGACGGGCTCTTGGGACAGATGAGAGAATTTGTGAGCTCATCCAACACCGAATTCAGCTACGtctctgcagacatcgtggaccttctcgcttgTGCCATTGCTCATATTGCTATATGCACTGTGGAAACAgcaacatttgcaagcagtctacattgcGAACTTTGTTACTGATTTATTGAAACACCGTTTGGTTATCGAAATGCGATgcataactttgacgagactgtGTTTTTTTCATGGAAGCATCTTtgttgaatacatacaaagactCCTCTTGAGTTAGGCGacagatgcctgcaccctccctgacttgtctGATATCAAGAACAGAACCTTACGAGAAGATCAGGCATGCCACAAAAGGTACGGGGAATCTTCACCGCAgtgtcgtcattgcgcgggtcatgGCATCAACACGACGATGGAATGGTCAGTCGTTTTTATACACCCATTCCGCtgccacactgccacgatgacccgtgcttctcctgtctgcgagagagagagagagagatcatgTCTTGGATAGAACTTTTTATTTGTATTCTCGATTATATGCGCGCACACGAAGGCCTTGCTCCTTGTTCCACTGTCACTCGACCCCCGACGACGTTCTCGGGCtttcttccgggttttccgatgctgcacaaagagagagtgcctactatcgtaatgcgatacgcaTCAAAACACCAACAAGGCTTACCGTgttcgcagcttccataagggaagaagcgtacggcatccacgagatagggTTTGTCATCGTAGgtgaccaagctcttcttgagtctcgaaatggtgtacattgtttgcattGTATGCTCTCGATGGTACACTGCTTCGGAGAGACTGTcctttcattgaacagagaatctcggtacacttcgtacaataagtgtttcctcaccacgtctttattaactcctttcgctctcgcgatctgtttgtgtgttccagccaagagaatgctgtacattttcgctctgATGGCTACGATTTCCTGAATAACGCCTCCGCCCgtctcgtcgttgaaaagcgggtggtccggtgAATAGGAGGACAGATCTAACTCGTCCTCGATTTTCAGccgctgctcttccaggctttcacacgtgagagaaaaaattacgctgtcgctatagatcaattgcactggacacgtcaagcgagaaaagagctaCTCGTAGTTGAAGCTAtccattcggactttggatatctttACAATGGCAAAGCCGTAAAGGGGGTtcgtgcatttgatgcgacgctgtttcatctcgtacaagatgcacttgtcactcagaatgtgaaaatgctgactgtcgatggagctagcttttcggagcgcgctttctttgtcgtaggttATAGCAAACCTTTTCAtacgtctcacattttgtatcgacttactgaacatatcattcgacatggttttgtacagaagtcgctcgtgTTTCGTGGTCGCAGTGTTCCTCGATGcaacgtttctctgcacgaaggatTGCAAAAAGTTGTTTTTGCGGaatgagaggatgctgtgagcacgttttattttcatgcccaacctcacgtacagagcgagcaatgcataacgAACGACGTAGTGTTCTTCCTTCTAGCACATCGGCAAGAGTTTCTtcgtgggaggggcgttcagtgccaacgcatctttcaagtgtctttggtagggggagagttcgctCTTGTCCatgcacctgtgttcgggtgccaggggaaaatccctagtGAGCACGTGCAGCTCTTTGGGGtacgacaagtctaccacgtagacgtaaccctCTTCCGAATCacgaggaatgttgagaaaatctaTCTCGCTCTCCACCTcaaaggatcgacccactcaaagccacctgtcggcagatggaaagtcatcgcgtacgggtacaaactgtacCTGGataagtcttttcttgctgggaatcgtaatcgtcacacccctcATGATTAGCCAACTGTacctgtggaagctgttacaaatgcctccccttattcccttctcgatcgtttcgtacatctcgcgatagCTCATGAGCTTGAGCtggactttggtgagcttcagagcacTGTCCCACgtgtaactggcgagggacatggTACGTAGGATATCCAACCTCTAatgcaatcttcctgaaatacagcacgatgtCACAGAGCTGACatgcgtcgagcgtgacgtagaggcGCGTATAACCGCCGAGGTTCTCACATTCTAACAATTCGAAAAtgtcgagggcgtactgatagtcatCATTCGTGATCTCTTgctcgttcaggtcacttttgataGCTTCCTTTGACAGTAACgtgggcaaattgtacgcttcgaaactgtcgacgaagctGTACTgataaatgcccttcctgaggaggcgacGGAAAcagtcaccaaacatttgacgcaTGCAATGAAACACGCTCTCGCTGCCGCTGGGGAGGAGCGTTTCCACTAGGTTGACGAGGAGAGGTTGAGAAACTGTGTGGTAtagcggaaatggagatcgccaatgttgaacacTCTTATATTTTCCGAACTCGAAGCTAAGAACCACGGTtcacccagatttagaacgtgcatgtggcggagaagggagctcaaatcgtgttGCAGGTTGTGCACACACACGACAAGTTATTTGGTGTTACAACACGTAAGTAGTAGGCATATGTACTGTATAAGAACCATACTGTATAAcaaccacttttttctaatccaattctaagccaaaatccagctctaagccaacacaattcacttgtaatccaacacaagccaaatccaaagccatctgattggccgccattagccccacccacttcacgttgattggtccacgccaagcctactgatcattgattagTTAATCGTAGctctgctcctttatgctaattagctggcttggctccgcccacttcacggtgattggctcatgctaagcctactgattgttgATTGCTCAAtcgtagctccgcccctttatgctaattacttggctccgcctgATTGGTCCTACTCTCCCAGCGCTCCGATTGGCCCGCCTTCACCAGCGCGGCGGcagccctgattggtccacacTAAGCCTACCGAACAGTGATCAGCTAacctgaatttgtcgctcctaagTCGGTCCAATCTCAtacgtccaaacttacctcgtgccaccagatggcgcgactcaggtgcatcaactccgcgcGGTTCCGCTttgaggcgtcacacgagcgagagaactacgttgagatgtgctgccacatattgcgctcccgtttcaacgcaaacaagttgcgggatatcatacgcgaaatcttggacgagtacctgtcaGCTTACAgcgagcaatcactgcgcgagcttcaggaactatgtcaggaagaaataagagtcctggagacgatcatcaatcgcgctaggagctatggataaaaataaagatgcatcacacctcgctacacagtctgctcaagttattccacgatgcgcatgcagttcgaGCATcctgctcgaattctcatctccggcgcgtccatgcGTGGCAAGatggtgctcacgcagaatataatgagacacccggagttatttagcattccaccaCAGAAGATACTatacgtacgaaagtatgcagctggatgggaaaaggatttcgacggcgtggagtttatggacaggatacccgcagattgggatgagcgatatcccactctcatagttattgacgatcaaatcacggaaaaggggattctatcggaggtagagtcgctgtttgtgtgtgatagccaccataagaatgcgtccgtgatcctgatcacacaagccttgttctatcacaacgccgcttttcgaacgatatccctgaacgccagttatatcgtgttgttccggaacgctcggtccgtacaacagatcgaaaaATTCGGACGTCGAGTATTCGGGAAACAGCTCTCCtcttttctcgacgcatataaccgGGCAACagagaaggcgcacggttatttagttgtggatcttcactcgcaaacacctccctctcgtatCCTGCGAatgggtattttaccgcacgatcggctgttcctgtttacgcccgcgaaatgaccGCCGATCTTAGaggacatctcacgctcctcaaagtattggccaccagcaaaccgacgcaccacgcagagttacttaaagagctcagctgcgacgacattccaatgctttcggaaatctgtctgaacattcgacatggaaatatcccactttcgacggaaattcataaaaacttgaagaaacacaaaaaaatcctccgcttcctcgcttacaagtcacttcataagtgcacCGGGCAGTTGAAAAAATATATTGGGcaacaacgaggtggtctcattcccatacttccactgctcctctcaggccTATCAATTCTCGTGGCTGGAGTCGCCGGGCgggcgatatccaaagccatcggtcatggctcatagattagaaataggtgaagttctgaaatctaatGATTCGGATGATGTAAAAGTGgccaaaatactggaagccctctattacttgctgaagcgcactcactatcatcctcctccccttcctcctcctcctctggaacctgtccattcggcacccgaaccggaacccaatcaaTTCGATCTTCTACCCTCCagcgttgataaagcacgctcaaaatctgtgctaaaagaacGGAAGAAAGTTTTCccctggcaggcggataatgtactagtatatagagggaagcaaaTCAACCTCTCAAACATTGTGGCCCttgtgagctacttagcacgtcgtagcgtgctcatcaagaaacccagttggtacaaaaaagtatagAAAATTATAAGCTCTCTGAAAATGCaccgcattgctcgctggagcaaatatggggccctatagaaagatcaaggagaaacaGTTAGGTGGAGTcgatcggtaccgacgttatcacaacCTCACGCACGCGCGAAGTTCGCAGCGAAAGTTCTTCTGAGAGTTGACAACTATTCCGTGGGCTTCGAGACGTTCGAACAGGACACGGAGGCGATGTTCATGCTCTTGAGGGGTGGCGCTGGCGACTAGGAGATCATCAATATAGGCGAAGACGAACGGCAGACCGCGCACGACGCAGTCGATGAACCGCTGGAATGTTTGAGCCGTATTGCGCAGGCCAAAAGGCATGCGCGGGAACTCAAACAGTCCAAACGGGGTGGTGATGGCGGTTTTCTTGACGTCGTCGGGGGCTACCGGAATTTGATGGTACGCCTTCATGAGATCGATCTTGCTAAAGATGGTGGCGCCTTGCAAGTTCACGGTAAAGTCCTGAAGGCGAGGCAGAGGGTAGCGGTCGGAAATGGTGACTAAATTCAAAGCACGGTAATCGCCGCAAGGGCGCCAGTCGCCGGTTTTCTTAGGCACCATATGCAGTGCCGAAGACCAACGGCTTGAAGACGGACGAGCGACACCCATTGCAAGCATATGGTCGAATTCGGCACGTCCGATCTTCAATTTTTCTGGCGCCAGACGACGTGGGCGGGCGAAGACGGGGGCGCCGGAGGTGTGGATGTGGTGGACTACGTCATGGGCCACGGGCTTCGACCAATCCGGCGCTTGAGTTAATGAAGGGAAATCCTTCAGCAGCGCAGCGAAGGGAGAGGATAAGGCACCGATCACCGTGGCAGTGCTGATGGGTGTCTTCTGGGCATCAAAGGCGCGCACAGACAAGCTTGTTGATGTGTCCACCAGTCGCTTCCGTGGCATGTCCACTGTTAGGCGAAAATGCTGAAGAAAATCAGCGCTCAATATCGCGTGGTCGACGGCGGCGACTTGGAATAATCAAGCGAAACTTCGGCGCAGTACGAAATTGAGAGTGGCGGACTGCTGCCGGAAGACAGGGATTCCAGTGTTATTCACAGCCGTGAGGTGAAAAATGGGCTTGCGTCGCTTATCTGCCGCGGAGGCTGGGAGCACGCTAACCTCGGCCCCCGTGTCGACCAGGAAGCGGGTACGATAGGTCTGGTCGACGACGAAGTATAATCGGCTGCTGAACGGGACGGAGACGGCCGCAGCCGTTAGCGGCCTCCGGAAGAGTTTCCCTCCCAGGTACAAGGCAGAATGCAGTGGCGGGCCTCTGCGCCGAAACGGCGATGGTACCTACAAAGGCCAGGAGCAGGGGAACCGTCGCGGGCATGACTTGGTGGGTGGGCAGTGGGTCTGTTGCTGGGGGAGCGGAAACGCCGGGAGGTTCTGCGCCGCGAGCGTGCCCGTGGTTGTTGTAGGGCAAAGACGACCATGGCCGATAGGCGATTGAAATCTTCCCTCAAGTGGGCAAGGGAATCGCCGCCAGAAGGGACCGGTACGGAGTGGGTATGGGCTGGCTGCACGCCAACTGCAGCGGGGATGGCGGCGATGTGTGGGGAAGAAACCTCCATGATTTTGTCCGCATGAGCAGCAAAGTCTGGAAGAGGCAGGCTGGTAGCTGTAGCTAGTATCATCTGCACATTGGCAGGAAGACGTTGGAGGAATAGCTCCTTCAAAAGGGAAGGGTGAAAGAAGGAGCCCTGTCTCCAAGGAGCGACTGCAATGTGGCGAAGGAGCTGGCTGGGCCGGCGGTCGCCCAGCCCTTCGGTTGTCAAAAGCTGTTGCAATCTTTGCCGTTCGGAGGCTGTGGTCCGATCGAGAGTAGCAGTTCGCAGCGTGTCATAAGGGTTCTGCGTGGGGGGAGTGGCAAGCAGGTCGACCAGCTGGGCGGCGACATCCTGAGGTAGGACGCTCACGACGTGGCGGTACTTCGTAGTTTGGTTGGTAATGCCAGCCAGCGCGAACTGGCACTCCACTTGCAAGAACCAGACTTGCGGGTTTTCCGGCCAGAAGGACGGGAGGCGCACGGCGAGATGCTGCACTGTCGAAGGGGTCGATGCAGCAGTTGAACCCTCGGGGTGTGGGGCGATAGCGGAAGAGGTGGCAGGGGCGGCGGACGGCTGCCCTGCACCGGGTGCTACGTTGTAGTTCATGGACGTTGCGAGCGTCCGGGAGGTTGAACGAGTTCAAACGACGAATtcaaggttgcgtgttcaaatcacgtccGACTCACCAGTGTTGAGTCAGAGAAAGGACTGCAACGGAAGGTTCTCTATTGCCGGCTGGGTGCCAACTGAACTCGATCAAGGTGGCCGAGTAGAATGGTCAAAGGCTGGCGTTTAACACGAGGGCCGTGCAAAACTCGATGTGCCTGCGCACGGCGCACGccatctgtgtcgtctgctacacataTTACACACATTATACAAAGAagcgacggcttatgttatgtgCTTCTCCTGGcattgtaacagagactacccaaaaatttggaaaaggcggcagcaggacCCTGTAAAATGACTCGAGCGGCTGGTATCCGGCGTAGGCCGACTT from Ornithodoros turicata isolate Travis chromosome 4, ASM3712646v1, whole genome shotgun sequence encodes the following:
- the LOC135392354 gene encoding uncharacterized protein LOC135392354, with the translated sequence MNYNVAPGAGQPSAAPATSSAIAPHPEGSTAASTPSTVQHLAVRLPSFWPENPQVWFLQVECQFALAGITNQTTKYRHVVSVLPQDVAAQLVDLLATPPTQNPYDTLRTATLDRTTASERQRLQQLLTTEGLGDRRPSQLLRHIAVAPWRQGSFFHPSLLKELFLQRLPANVQMILATATSLPLPDFAAHADKIMEVSSPHIAAIPAAVGVQPAHTHSVPVPSGGDSLAHLREDFNRLSAMVVFALQQPRARSRRRTSRRFRSPSNRPTAHPPSHARDGSPAPGLCRYHRRFGAEARHCILPCTWEGNSSGGR